The Mus caroli unplaced genomic scaffold, CAROLI_EIJ_v1.1 scaffold_13021_1, whole genome shotgun sequence region GACAGTACAGCATATGCTTTTATTGAAGCAATCACATCTATTGACTGTGTCAGGGACCCCATGGAACTACTGGGTGGGCACTGTACTGTGAGAAGCCACAAGATCCTGCTCCAGGGGTGATGAAATGGCACAATCTGGGGTCCCCATGGAACTTCCTAAGTCGGGCTCcaactcttgggcaccacagactgCTGAGCACCATGGAAGAGCCGGTTCTGAGGTCCATGGACAGCATGGAGGCCAAGAACACTCTTGGACATCCCAGATGCCAGTGTACATTGAGGAGAATGTACTCTTGGGCTGACTCTGGCCTGgagcaaatattatatatattgttttttaatcaattaaGCACAATATTACTTTGTAGAAGGTCAATTAGTGGGAAGATGATGGGAAAGTGGGAATGATAGAAAAGTCTAGGGAGTCATGTTCAAAGGTCCTGACAGTGTtagttaaaatttttatgtaatcAAATATCATGTACAATGCATTTATTGGTAGAGAATAACAATAACGATCTTCTCCATGCATTACTTACAAATAATGTGATTTGTATATGTATTATTTAGATGTAATGTTTTCACTTTTGATGAAGATGATATCATGAACATGATATTATATATCAGAATATGTAAGTTTGATGTTCTCttagattttttaatattttgagataatACACATCACTACAAAGTAGTATGAGTTACATAAATACATAGCACAAGATGGCCAGAGTTAATTCAAGAGCATTAAAGAAATTGTTACATATTCACTCTTAATATGAAGTTAAAATTCTTTTAgtgattaaatatttacttaatatttgagttcatacatgtatatgatgaAATATAAGCATATTAATCAATCATTCCCAATTTATCCCCAAAAATTCTCCCTACATACTTCATTACATGTTCTCCACACAAATGAATATCTTCTTTTCACATAATCCATTGAGTCCAATTGCTGTTGTCCATATGTCCTCAAGTTTAGTGCAAACCCTATAGCTATAAAATGCTATCTATGGCCCCATAATCAAAGTGGAGTAGGTTCCCCTTCCCAAGAAGTTATGTAGCACAAATAGCTGTtatatgaaactcaagtcagcaacacaaatatcaaattttaaaattaaactatttttCACAAATGTCTAATATATATTAGTTTCATACTTACATGCTGATAAACTATGTTAAGAAAATTTGAAAGTATTTACTTCTGTAATTAAatcattatgttttcatttttacatatgGTAAAAGCATAGCAATTCAAAACAGTTAAACCCAAACCAAGTTATACTATTTCTGGATGCATTCTTTGGGGTGTAAAAACATGAGCAGTGCCAATTTATAATGTTATATGTTCAGACATCAGGACATAATGAAACTACATGTAACTTGGACAAGTGCAGGAACATAGACCTTGATTTCCTATatgtataaattaatttttgatcACTTATGATCAGAACTATTTAGAACTGCTTCATTTTATATGCCTCCACAGTTAGTTATGTGACTCagttaaaaaaatctatatattaaGGGATCATGCAGGTAGTTAAATTATGTTATCTGACAGACAATTTTCCAGAGGGCTTTCTTGATGTTCCTGTTCCTCAGGCTGTAAATGAAGGGGTTCATCATGGAAACCACCATTGTATACATTACCGAAGACACCATACTTTCCCTGGAAGAACTAGAAACTGTTGAACTGAGGTACACACCTATACCTGTTCCATAAAATAGGCAAACAACTGACAGGTGAGATCCACAGGTAGAGAAGGCTTTATATTTCCCTAACAGTGATGGAACTCTTAAAATAGAAGAAGTAATTTTATAGTAGGAGTAAAATATTCCTGAGGCAGGGAGGAAACCAACAATGATGCTTAAAAGAAACATGACTATGTCATTGATAGTAGTGTTAGAACAAGCAAGTTTTACAAGTTCTGGAACATCACAAAAGAAATGAGGGATTTTTATGTTAGTACAAAATGTTAGTTGTGACACCATGAACCAGTGTACCTGTGAATCAATGAGACTGATACAAAATGACATTACAACCAAAAATCTACACAAACGAGGATTCAGAATGACTTGGTAGTGTAGAGGGTGACAAATGGCCACCCATCTGTCATATGCCATCACTGCCAGTAGAAAGCTGTCCAtacatccaaaaagaaaaaagaaagatacctgAGTTAGGCATTCAGCATAAGTTATGGATCTGTAATGGGTATGCAAGTTTATCAGCATTTTGGGGATGGTGGTGCTGCTGAAGCCCATGTCAGACAATGAAAGGTTGTagaggaagaagtacattggGCTGTGGAGGTGGGAATCACAGCTGATGGCTAAGATGATGAGCACATTTCCAAGCACAGTGAGCAGGTATATGAGCAGGAATAGTGCAAATAAGATGAGCTGCAGTTCAGGGTCCTCTGAGAGTCCAAGGAGAATGAATTCCAAGTTTCCTGTTGAATTATATGGTTCCATAAGGCTAGGacatcttttgaaaagaaaaaaaagaccattgTAGAGAACTAAGCACTATAGATGTAAGTGTCTGCATGCCTATATGTTTGTAAACCAGCAATTCATAAGACACCATTCATACATGAGAATTGTTCATGTTTAGAAATTACCTATTTATGCAGGAAAAGGTTCTGGGGCTAcaagctttgttttctctttggtaGATACTTGAAACATTGAAGAGGGGAaattcatgattttaatattaataagtgGTATGGCCCTTTTCTGTTATATCCAATAATCTAAATTTGTCCCCATCAGAAAACATGGTATAGAAAGGCGGGGGAAATCATAAAATCAAAACGGagaaattaaggaaggaaggaaggaaggaaggaaggaaggaaggaaggaaggaaggaaggaaggaagaaagaaagaaagaaagaNNNNNNNNNNNNNNNNNNNNNNNNNNNNNNNNNNNNNNNNNNNNNNNNNNNNNNNNNNNNNNNNNNNNNNNNNNNNNNNNNNNNNNNNNNNNNNNNNNNNNNNNNNNNNNNNNNNNNNNNNNNNNNNNNNNNNNNNNNNNNNNNNNNNNNNNNNNNNNNNNNNNNNNNNNNNNNNNNNNNNNNNNNNNNNNNNNNNNNNNNNNNNNNNNNNNNNNNNNNNNNNNNNNNNNNNNNNNNNNNNNNNNNNNNNNNNNNNNNNNagaagagaagagaagagaagagaagagaagagaagagaagagaacagaacagaacagaacagaacagaacagaacagaacagaacagaacagaacagaagtgtacaagacagaagagaagacatAAAGGAGAAGAGATGTCTTGTGAGCAGTACATTAATTAAGATATGCCCTGGTCGATATTAAGAGACTCTAACCCCCCTCAATTTCTCTTGTAatatattttcactttctctccaataCATTTGTATTTCAGCTATTCACAAAGATGCCATCATCAAAGCCAGTGCTGTATAGATTGAACATGTAGACTACAAAACTGTGACTtcaatacataattttttaataaatcttcTCTGTCTTGCATACTGTGATAATAATGCCAAAATGGACAAAACGTAAATTTAGTTACATTTTCATTTGTGGCAGACTCTCACAACCCTTTCTACAATGGCTTCTGTGacaataatatatatgttaatagGCAAAagcataatagaaaagaaaattatttcaaataattactCAAAAAACCGTAAAATATCACTCTAACAAAAGTTTACatagaaagaagaacattccgTTTCCGTATATTGCctttagaaaatatcattctaatgAAAGAGATCTATGAAGAAGTTATGtatatttaatcttaaaagtGCATAAGATTATTTCCTTGGATTTATATTTTGAGTACACAAGCTAAAATCAAGCATAGAGAGTTGGATCAGCAGCTAAAATCCACTTCCTTCTCTTAAAGGGGACTGAAGTTTTGTTCCCACCACTCACATCAGGTAGTtgacaacagcctgta contains the following coding sequences:
- the LOC110289108 gene encoding olfactory receptor 18-like encodes the protein MEPYNSTGNLEFILLGLSEDPELQLILFALFLLIYLLTVLGNVLIILAISCDSHLHSPMYFFLYNLSLSDMGFSSTTIPKMLINLHTHYRSITYAECLTQVSFFFLFGCMDSFLLAVMAYDRWVAICHPLHYQVILNPRLCRFLVVMSFCISLIDSQVHWFMVSQLTFCTNIKIPHFFCDVPELVKLACSNTTINDIVMFLLSIIVGFLPASGIFYSYYKITSSILRVPSLLGKYKAFSTCGSHLSVVCLFYGTGIGVYLSSTVSSSSRESMVSSVMYTMVVSMMNPFIYSLRNRNIKKALWKIVCQIT